A stretch of the Diadema setosum chromosome 16, eeDiaSeto1, whole genome shotgun sequence genome encodes the following:
- the LOC140239782 gene encoding short transient receptor potential channel 7-like, with amino-acid sequence MRRRAYDSFLVTSGAKEHDLLSKDELKFLQAAEIGDFPTVKAMLENEEKAAKLLRCTDYKDRTALEVSTENEHLEIVELLVQRGGRKLEIQCIHESLMLAISKGYLRITQALLNHPVHQRSKDKFRLGSLTNYYQRKNNSKFDQDVTPLMLAAHCNEIDIIRLLLNRGDSIKKPHNSLCQCTYCSNKKQFDPLKHSLAGFNTYRALASPAYIALTSPDPILSAFLLSQELASNARIEKEFKNEYRDLAKQCKEFASDLLDMCQNSEEVRTILNQGATSMEESEHERATSWLKTDPKEESRVPSLARLKLAIKLRQKQFVAHAHCQHELATMWYRNFPSWRLMGLMKKVSASISIVLGLPFFTLAYYLAPHSKCGAFVSSPLVKFILHSASYFIFLLIIFIESLYAQSYNNSDPKEMERRLTSALRDRGNTSCLLEVFPKLVKDPDYDLKIRFNSLTPLEILIIIFLMGFLWGEIKQLWAEGLWVYLSSVWNWIDIAMLNFYLASCTLNIYSIIRAQMAIDFFENNLNATCEYASGHIKVAKSHFYYLQREREMWQNNDPVFVSEALYAMANVLSFSRLSYILPVSEFLGPLQISLGRMLGDILRFAVVFFVVFLAFFCSLFNLYYSYEDSKFGDFGTAFLTLFWALFGLGNPLDPRLNGTTLAISVDEFGNGRGGFLITESFGTILYMTYYVVMGLVMLNMLIAMMSNSFQEINSEQDVEWKFARAQLWMSYFDQGATIPVPFNIIPSPKSFTHFYKWVAARILEYKNGRSSGESTQVPLGERRNGVFNILNRLELRREESTHESIMKGIIKRYLFKLQREKDSDEVNEGELDEIKNDISSLRFELMEQLKTPRTPFVPHAPASAPAFTFSFPSGHPGKPPKTFTDPNVEISALKRQISELSTCIETLTKAVLSKPTTEGTAGTGDVERTDVMLGCETRTSQNDDDTHLEYDLVNRTAATGRTLDMDDIVVTYNSDAKLNREVTSGTPGHRRNRYEADYGRDSLRRAYGTCDDVSTIEQDSGYIHRTMSGSRPGDHNPEHRRWSMSTATNNSRSGTTADLAKHGVSRTLSRGSIHVGFDLETRHDPVLSVLEEANGLRREFEPQTSRPSATARTPVGTAGLDRRDFDGHGDDACSPGRGVRNKRMRCDVEDDIPSASAAAHYNIAFSLDA; translated from the exons ATGCGTCGGCGCGCGTACGACTCGTTTCTCGTGACCTCGGGCGCCAAGGAGCACGACCTCCTGTCCAAGGACGAGCTCAAGTTCCTCCAGGCGGCCGAGATCGGCGACTTCCCGACAGTCAAGGCCATGCTGGAGAACGAGGAAAAGGCAGCCAAGCTCCTCAGGTGTACGGATTACAAGGATCGCACTGCTTTGGAG GTCTCCACGGAGAACGAGCACCTCGAGATCGTTGAGCTCCTCGTCCAGAGAGGTGGTCGAAAGCTCGAAATCCAGTGCATTCACGAGTCCCTCATGCTGGCCATCAGCAAGGGCTACCTGAGGATCACGCAGGCGCTCCTCAACCACCCCGTCCACCAGCGGAGCAAGGACAAGTTTCGGCTCGGCAGCCTCACGAACTACTACCAGCGAAAGAACAACTCCAAATTTGACCAG GACGTGACGCCATTGATGCTGGCGGCGCACTGCAACGAGATTGATATCATTCGACTGCTGCTCAACCGGGGAGACTCGATCAAAAAGCCCCACAACTCGCTGTGCCAGTGCACGTATTGCAGCAACAAGAAACAGTTCGATCCGCTGAAGCACTCACTGGCCGGGTTCAACACCTACCGCGCCCTGGCGAGCCCGGCGTACATCGCCCTCACGAGCCCCGACCCGATCCTCTCGGCCTTTCTCCTCAGCCAGGAGCTGGCCTCCAATGCAAGAATCGAAAAGGAGTTCAAG AACGAATACCGAGATCTCGCGAAGCAGTGCAAGGAGTTCGCCTCGGACTTGCTCGACATGTGCCAGAATTCCGAAGAAGTCCGGACGATTCTCAACCAGGGGGCCACGTCCATGGAAGAATCTGAACACGAGAGGGCGACAAGCTGGCTGAAAACGGACCCCAAGGAAGAAAGTCGCGTGCCTTCGCTTGCCCGACTGAAGTTAGCAATAAAACTGAGACAGAAACAG TTTGTGGCGCATGCTCACTGCCAGCACGAACTGGCCACCATGTGGTACCGTAACTTCCCCAGCTGGCGGCTCATGGGGCTCATGAAGAAGGTGTCTGCTAGCATCAGCATTGTCCTAGGTCTACCATTCTTCACCCTCGCCTACTACCTGGCGCCCCACAGcaag TGTGGCGCCTTCGTGAGCAGCCCCCTGGTCAAGTTCATACTCCATTCCGCCTCGTACttcatcttcctcctcatcatctTCATCGAGTCCCTCTACGCCCAGTCCTACAACAACTCCGACCCGAAGGAGATGGAGCGGAGATTGACGTCGGCCCTGCGCGATCGCGGCAACACCTCCTGTCTCCTCGAAGTCTTCCCCAAACTCGTGAAGGATCCCGACTACGACCTCAAGATCCGCTTCAACTCGCTCACGCCGCTGGAAATCCTCATCATCATATTCCTCATGG GTTTCCTGTGGGGCGAGATAAAGCAACTGTGGGCCGAGGGCCTATGGGTGTACCTGTCTTCTGTGTGGAATTGGATAGACATCGCCATGTTGAACTTCTACCTCGCCTCGTGTACGCTCAACATCTACAGCATCATTCGGGCCCAGATGGCCATCGACTTCTTCGAGAACAACCTGAACGCCACCTGCGAGTACGCGTCGGGTCACATTAAGGTCGCCAAGAGCCACTTCTACTACTTGCAGAGAG AACGAGAAATGTGGCAGAACAATGATCCCGTCTTCGTGTCGGAGGCCCTCTACGCCATGGCCAACGTGCTGAGTTTCTCCCGTCTCTCCTACATCCTACCCGTCAGTGAGTTCCTCGGCCCGCTCCAGATCTCGCTGGGCCGGATGCTGGGAGACATCCTCCGCTTTGCCGTCGTCTTCTTCGTCGTCTTCCTTGCCTTCTTCTGCTCCCTCTTCAACCTCTACTACTCCTACGAGGACTCCAAATTCGGCGA CTTTGGTACAGCGTTTCTCACGCTCTTCTGGGCGCTCTTCGGTCTTGGCAACCCGCTCGACCCCCGGTTAAACGGGACCACGCTGGCCATTTCCGTGGACGAGTTCGGCAACGGGAGGGGAGGCTTCCTTATCACCGAGTCGTTCGGGACGATCCTGTATATGACCTACTATGTCGTCATGGGCCTGGTCATGCTCAACATGCTCATTGCTATGATGAGCAACTCGTTCCAAGAAATTAAC AGCGAGCAAGATGTGGAGTGGAAGTTTGCGCGCGCCCAGCTCTGGATGTCGTATTTCGACCAGGGCGCCACCATACCAGTTCCGTTCAACATCATCCCGTCGCCGAAATCCTTCACGCATTTCTACAAGTGGGTCGCCGCGCGAATCCTCGAGTACAAGAACGGCCGATCCAGCGGGGAGAGCACACAGGTGCCGCTTGGAGAGAGG CGGAACGGAGTCTTTAACATCCTCAATCGACTTGAACTAAGGAGAGAGGAGAGCACGCACGAA aGCATAATGAAGGGAATTATTAAGCGGTACCTTTTCAAACTCCAACGTGAGAAGGATAGCGACGAGGTTAACGAAG GTGAGCTGGACGAAATCAAGAACGACATTTCCAGCCTGCGTTTCGAGCTCATGGAGCAGCTGAAAACTCCCCGGACGCCGTTCGTCCCGCACGCTCCCGCGAGCGCCCCGGCATTCACCTTTTCATTCCCGAGCGGGCATCCCGGGAAACCACCGAAGACATTCACCGATCCAAACGTGGAAATTAGCGCCCTCAAACGACAAATCTCTGAGCTGAGCACGTGCATAGAAACTCTGACCAAGGCGGTGCTGTCGAAACCGACGACGGAAGGCACTGCCGGCACTGGCGACGTCGAAAGGACGGATGTGATGCTTGGTTGCGAAACGAGAACGTctcaaaatgatgatgatacccATTTGGAATACGATCTGGTGAATAGAACAGCTGCAACGGGGAGAACGTTAGACATGGACGATATTGTGGTGACCTATAACTCCGACGCTAAATTGAACAGAGAGGTGACCTCAGGTACTCCAGGTCACCGCAGGAACCGATACGAAGCGGACTACGGCAGGGATTCTTTACGGAGAGCGTACGGCACGTGTGATGACGTCAGCACGATCGAGCAAGACAGTGGGTACATTCACAGGACAATGTCTGGTAGTCGACCCGGTGATCACAACCCCGAACACAGGCGATGGTCGATGTCGACGGCCACAAATAATAGCAGGAGTGGCACCACGGCAGATCTTGCGAAGCACGGCGTTTCGCGGACTTTGAGTCGTGGCAGCATCCACGTCGGCTTCGATCTCGAGACGCGGCACGACCCCGTGCTCAGCGTGCTCGAGGAAGCAAACGGACTGCGGAGGGAATTCGAGCCCCAGACTTCGCGCCCGAGCGCCACCGCGAGAACGCCCGTCGGCACAGCGGGTCTCGACAGACGCGACTTCGATGGGCACGGGGACGACGCTTGTAGCCCAGGGAGAGGAGTGCGCAACAAGAGAATGAGATGTGACGTTGAGGACGACATTCCGTCGGCGTCAGCAGCAGCACATTATAACATTGCGTTTTCCCTTGACGCGTGA
- the LOC140239781 gene encoding uncharacterized protein, whose product MDATQLSKITCSTTLRADGPTCMSPAFTSVTPPPSPRETPTDAHDHDEHARPPHSYVRLVILALLECEDNQGTIKEIYEQITKKFPYYRENRLHWKNSVRHNLTVFSCFQRIAGADGETSRGSYLWKLTGDWQTTLMKAEALQARRKSFDRETVADDAHLKQKGKRDKSKSQAKKERENAKRRKRDRARRLKLRSAAASRIIQRLPLAERNSFGVETLEKIDAPLPPRMPTPPPRLPGIENVFLPAPVINVTPKKKRTSSIWIGSPGIDVSVGPIFAHDEEPVFEDSVSNSIDNTFWNVSESDIDHKTQSEIPYGGVVDPRTLDHDAGFGHWSSECKSPRFPSSSFNEVSFWDPKEPEFDILMELMTVDPDWMSITEEDFLIGLSV is encoded by the coding sequence ATGGATGCAACACAGCTCTCCAAAATCACCTGCTCAACCACGCTACGCGCTGATGGCCCCACTTGCATGTCACCGGCTTTCACGTCGGTTACACCCCCGCCATCTCCGCGTGAAACTCCGACGGATGCCCACGATCACGATGAACACGCCCGGCCACCGCATTCGTACGTCAGACTCGTCATCCTGGCCCTCCTCGAGTGCGAGGACAACCAGGGAACCATTAAGGAAATCTATGAGCAGATCACGAAAAAGTTTCCCTACTATCGAGAAAATCGCCTCCACTGGAAGAACTCGGTGCGGCACAATTTGACCGTGTTCAGCTGCTTTCAGCGGATCGCCGGAGCTGACGGCGAGACGTCCCGCGGGTCGTACCTCTGGAAGCTGACCGGCGACTGGCAGACGACACTTATGAAGGCCGAGGCTCTGCAGGCCCGAAGGAAATCGTTTGACCGGGAGACCGTAGCAGACGACGCACATTTGAAACAGAAGGGGAAGCGCGATAAATCGAAATCGCAGGCGAAGAAGGAGAGGGAAAACGCCAAGCGAAGGAAACGCGACAGGGCCAGGCGGTTGAAGCTGAGATCCGCCGCGGCGTCTCGCATCATACAGCGGTTACCGCTGGCGGAACGCAACTCGTTCGGGGTAGAAACGCTTGAGAAGATCGATGCACCGCTGCCTCCTCGCATGCCCACCCCTCCTCCGAGGCTCCCGGGAATCGAAAACGTATTTCTTCCAGCTCCGGTCATCAACGTCACGCCCAAAAAGAAGCGCACATCCAGTATTTGGATCGGTTCTCCCGGAATCGACGTCAGTGTGGGGCCGATTTTTGCCCATGACGAGGAACCCGTATTTGAGGATTCAGTCTCAAATTCAATAGACAACACATTCTGGAACGTGAGCGAAAGCGACATCGACCACAAAACCCAGAGCGAAATACCATACGGTGGGGTGGTCGATCCAAGGACGCTTGACCACGATGCTGGTTTTGGACATTGGTCATCGGAATGCAAGTCGCCACGGTTCCCGTCATCATCGTTCAACGAGGTGAGCTTCTGGGATCCGAAGGAACCGGAATTCGACATTTTGATGGAGCTCATGACCGTTGACCCCGACTGGATGTCGATAACAGAGGAGGATTTTTTGATTGGATTATCGGTTTGA